From the genome of Geitlerinema sp. PCC 9228:
GGTATTAATATCTACCGCATATAGGTTTCCATCAAAACTACCAAAATAGACGACATCTCCGGATACTGCTGGAGAGGACCATACTTTGTCCTCAGTTTCAAAACTCCAAAGTTCTTGTCCAGTATTAATATCTACCGCATATAGGTTTCCATCAAAACTCCCAAAATAAA
Proteins encoded in this window:
- a CDS encoding PQQ-binding-like beta-propeller repeat protein, whose translation is YFGSFDGNLYAVDINTGQELWSFETEDKVWSSPAVSGDVVYFGSFDGNLYAVDINTGQELWSFKAEDGVGSSPAVSGDVVYFGSYDGNLYAVN